CAGTAACAATGCCGCAGGATTCCTGACCGCGATGCTGCAGGGCATACAGGCCAAAATAGGTCAATCGGGCCGCATCGGCATGGCCGTAGAGGCCGAAGACGCCGCAGTACTCCCGAGGGCGGTGGTTGGCCCGGTTTATGAGATTTAAGCTAAGGGCGCGTTTGGGCATGTTAACCAGAGTATGAAGCCCTCAAAAGTTAGATGAGGTTATTAGCTACCTGCCGTGATTCTCACTAAAACTGCCAGAGCTTCCGAGTAATGCAAAAATAACTGACTGGAAAATATGAAAGGTTGACAAGATGGCAGCGTGACCAATTATAATCGAAATATAAATGGTTTTCCCAGGCAAGTCAATGATCATTGAACTGATTATTAGGCGTTATACGCTGGTCGGCCTGCCTTATTTGCGGTTTTGCTGTATGCCTGTATCAATTTATCCATTGAAATTGTGAGTCGGCAGCATTATAATGCAAAGGTGGGTTTCAGGTGGTAAATCAATAATACTTCAGTGAGATCGGCGACCCCAGTTCTCCACGGTGGGGAATCGGCAGGGGTGGAAAAGGAGGTGGTGCCTCAACCAGCGAGATCAGAATTACGCAGTTATAAGAGCAAGGAACAAGAGATGATCGGTTAAAACCACCATAAAGGAGACAAGCGACATGATGAGAAAAGTGATCTTAGGCCTCATCCTGGCTGTGGTAGCTGTAATGCTTATCGCCTCTGGCGCTATGGCGGCCAAATTACTCTGCATCTCGAAGGAGACACACCAAGGCGATCAGACGGTGGCCTCCTGTCTGGCTAAAGGGGATGAATTCGCCATTGTTGATGACCATGGCATCGTGCACGTTTTAACCCCCCGGGAGGTGGAACTAACCAAAGCCTTTAATCCCCAGGTTTTTGAGCAGCGGGCCTTCAGCATCCGATATCGCGAACTGGCCCCGGAGCTGAAAATCTTTGGGAAAACCATCCGTCCCGCCCACGAGAAAAAATAAAACCAATTTTCCTCTGGGGGAGGGTAAAGGCTTCTTAACCCTCCTCTCATTTGAGACTTGCCCGCCAGTATTAAGAGCTTTGACCAATTGTACTCCTGACCGGCCTGGCTCAGGCCGGATTGGAACGTGTCAGCAGCCCGGCTCGCCGTGATGACCGCAACAGTTCCGGCGGTTTTTGATTTTCAGCCAGTTATTGCGCCACAGCAGGCGCAATTTCATGGACCAGGGAAGCGGCCCCCGGAGATTGGTGAAAAACGCACCGGGACTAGGCCGATATTTGTTGCCGGCGCACATTTAAAATACCCGATCCAAGTCTAGAGTTGATAGTAGGGCCAGAAACTATCTGCGCCGCAAAGCAGCATGATATTCCTGCAAGCTTTTGACTGCCATCTGACCGTTCTTCAAAGTCCGGATGGCCTCCAGGGTCGCTTTGGCGGCCGCCATTGTGGTGGTATAAGGGATATTATACTCCAGGGCCGCCCGGCGGATGGAATAGGAATCACTGGTGGTATAACGGCCTCGGGGGGTATTGATCACCAGCGCGATCTGCTGGCTCTTGATCAGATCGATAATATTCGGCCGTCCTTCCCGGATCTTGTTGACCGGGGTGACTGGCAGCCCCTGGTCCTCTAAATAATGGGCGGTCCCCCTGGTTGCGATTAATTTAAAGCCCAGTTTTTGAAAACCGTGGGCCAAGGCCGGAAGCCGGGGTTTATCCCGGTCTTTGACGCTGAGCAACAGCCCCCCGGACAGGGGGAGATGTTGTCCGGCCGCCAGTTGCGATTTGGCAAAGCTAATCGCAAAACTCGCGTCTAATCCCATCACTTCACCGGTGGAGCGCATTTCCGGACCCAAGACCGGGTCGACCTCTGGAAAGCGGCCAAAGGGGAATACCGCCTCTTTGACCGCAAAATAGTGGGGCCGGACCTCTTCTTCCAAACCCAGGTCAGCCAGTTTCTGGCCCCACATCACCTTGGTGGCCAGCTGGGCCAGGGGCACGCCGGTAGCCTTACTGACAAAGGGCACAGTGCGGGAGGCCCGGGGATTGACTTCCAGGACGTAAACTTGCCGGTCCTTGACTGCAAACTGGATGTTGAGCAGCCCCACCACCCCCAATTCCTGGGCCAAAAGCCGGGTCTGGGCCTTGATTTCCTCCAGCCCCGCGGCCGCGATCGAATAAGGGGGCAAAACACAGGCAGAATCGCCGGAGTGGATTCCGGCTTCCTCAATATGTTCCATGATCCCGCCGATCACCGTGCGCTCGTTGTCGGCGATGGCATCCACGTCCACCTCAATAGCGTCTTCTAAGAATTTATCGATCAGGATAGGCTGGTCCGGGGAAACCTCCAAAGCCCAGTTCATGAAATTGACCAGGGTCTGATCATCAGCGACGATCTGCATGGCCCGGCCGCCCAGCACGTACGAGGGGCGGACCACCACCGGGTAGCCGATCCTCTGGGCAATGCGCCGGGCCTGGGCGGTGCTGGTGGCGGTATCATTGGCCGGCTGCTTCAGCCCCAACTGGGCTAACAATGCCTTAAAGCGCTCCCGGTTCTCGGCCCGGTCAATGGCATCGGGGCTGGTCCCCAGAATCGGCGCGCCGGCTTGGGCCAGGGGCACGGCCAGATTCAGAGGGGTCTGGCCGCCGAATTGCACGATCAGCCCCGTGGGCTGCTCGGCATCGATAATATTCAACACATCTTCCCGGGTCAGAGGCTCGAAGTAAAGTTTATCCGAGGTGTCATAATCGGTGCTGACCGTCTCCGGGTTGGAGTTCACCATGATCGACTCAATGCCCATCTCCTTCAAGGCAAACGCGGCCTGGCAGCAGCAATAGTCGAACTCTATCCCCTGGCCGATGCGGTTGGGGCCGCCGCCCAGGATCATTACCTTGGCGCGCTCCGTGCGGCGGCTTTCATCCTCGATTTCGTAAGTGGAATAATAGTACGGGGTATAAGCCTCGAATTCGGCGGCGCAGGTGTCGACCAGTTTATACACCGGCCGCAGATCGTAATCTCCCCGCAACTGCTGCATCTTCACCTCGTCCCCGCCCCAAAGGTGCGCCAGTTGGACATCAGAAAAGCCCCACCCTTTGGCTCGACCCAACATCACGCCGACCTGTTCCTGGCCCCGGCCCTGTTGACGTAAGATTCCGAAGTTAGCCAACTCTTCGGAGAAATAGACCAGGTCTCGGATCTGATATAAAAACCAGGGATCTATTTTGCTAAGCTCATAAATTTCCTCAACTTTAAGCCCTTGCTGAAAGGCCTGGCGCAGGTAAAACAGGCGCTGGGAGTTGGGAACCCGCACCTTCCGGCGTAATTCCTCCGGGGCTAACAGAGGCTGGTCGCGGCCATCTGCGCCCAGCCCGAAGCGGGAGATTTCCAAAGAGCGCAGGCCCTTCTGGAGTGCTTCCTTGAAGGTACGACCGATAGCCATGACTTCCCCCACCGACTTCATCGAAGTGGTGAGCATATCTTCGGCTCCTGGGAATTTCTCGAAGGTCCAGCGGGGGATTTTGACCACGCAATAATCGATGGTGGGTTCAAAAGAGGCGTAAGTTTCCCGGGTGATGTCATTGCGGATTTCGTCCAGAGTAAAGCCCACTGCCAGCTTGGCGGCAATCTTGGCAATGGGGAAGCCGGTAGCCTTGGAGGCCAGGGCGGATGAGCGGGATACCCGGGGATTCATTTCGATCACTACCATCTCCCCGGTCTGGGGATGGATGGCGAACTGGACGTTGGAGCCGCCGGTTTCGACCCCGATCTCCCGCATGATGGCGATGGAGGCGTCCCGCATCTGCTGGTATTCCCGATCGCTCAGGGTCTGGGCCGGGGCCACGGTAATGGAGTCGCCGGTGTGCACCCCCATGGGGTCGAGGTTCTCAATGGAGCAGATGATCACCACATTGTCGGCAAAATCCCGCATTACTTCCAGCTCAAACTCCTTCCAGCCCAAGGCCGATTCCTCCAGCATCACCTCCTGGATCATGCTGGCCTCCAGCCCCTGGCCGGCCAACAATTCTAGATCCTCCAGGTTGTAGGCGATCCCGCCGCCGGTGCCACCCAGGGTAAAGCTGGGGCGCACAATGATCGGGTAGCCCAATTCCGGGGCCGCAGCCAGGGCCTTGCTGAGAGTCCGCACAATGACGCTTTTTGGCACCCTGAGGCCGATCCGGGCCATGGCGTCCCGAAACAGTTCCCGGTCCTCGGCCTTCTTGATGACGTCTGGTTTGGCTCCGATCATCTCCACCCCATAGTGCTCCAGGAGGCCGGTCTCGGCCACGGCCACGGCGCAGTTCAGCCCGGTCTGGCCGCCCATAGTGGGGAGCAGGGCGTCAGGGCGTTCGCGTCGAATCACCTGGGACACCATGTCCGGGGTAATGGGCTCGATGTAGGTGCGGTCCGCCATCTCCGGGTCGGTCATGATGGTCGCCGGGTTGGAGTTGATCAGCACCACCTGATAGCCCTCTTCCTTCAGAGCCTTACAGGCCTGGGTGCCGGAATAGTCAAACTCACAGGCCTGACTGATGATGATCGGCCCGGAGCCGATGATTAGAATCTTTTTAATGTCCGTTCGCTTGGGCATAGACTGTTAATTTATGGATTGACATATTACACTTGACCTCAAGTGATGGAGATTAAACAGCGCTCCACCGAGATTCTTTAATCGTACCGTTTTAGAAGGTGGACAGTGTCCCCCTGACGGGCTAGGGACAGGGATTGACTTAAGTTTATCAACTGCTCGGCTCGCCAGGTCCAGGAGCGCTCCCGGCCGTGCGCCTCGGCCGCACGCACCATCTGCACAAACCGCTCCTCATCCGCGAAAATCCGTTTGATGGCCTGGGTTAAACTCTGGACGTCGTCGGGTTGAAAGAAAAAGGCATCCTCACCTTCGGACAGCAGCAGCTCAGTGGTAGGAAGCCGGGAGGCCAGCACCGGCAGGCCAAAGGACTGGTAATCACCAAGCTTGGCGGGCGAGGTTAAATTTCTAGTATAGAAGGTATCTTTGAGGGGCAGGACCCCGACACTGGCCTGGGTAGCGCAGATCCGGTATAGTTCCGCCGGAGGCAGTGAACCCATGAATCTTACCCGCCCCGTTAATCCCAGGCTGTCAATTTCCTGGCTCACCGTGGCATTGGCCGTCCGGCTGCTGCCGCCGATAATCAACAGAGTGATGCCCGGATCAACCCCGGTTAAGGCTTGCAAGAGGGTCTTGATTCCCTTGCCCATCGAAAAGGTCCCGATATAAACTAGGGTGCGCTTCTTGAATTTCTCCGCCGCCGACAGGCTGGGCCGGGGGCGGGTCCCCAGAGGCAGCACCGTCTTAGGGAGGTTCGAAAAGACCTCCTGGTAAAGCTGGGCCTGAGGAGCCGTGATACAGACCAACATATCAAGATATTTGCAAAAAAGGCGTTCCAACAAGTAATTTTTCTTTTCTTCCAGGCTTAATCTTAAACCTGCGGCCCGGAGGCGGGGAAGATTGGCATAGGCATGGTGAACTTCCAAAAAAATCCGCGCCCGCCCCCAGAACTTCAGAAAAACCATGTAGGGCAGCATGCCGCTATCCCGGCTTAAAATATTCATTGGTTCTCGGGCAAAGCGCCGTGACCTGGATCTAATAAAAGGATAAAGAAAAATGGGTAAGCTGGAAGAAACTCTACCAAGACAGAATCTATCAATTACCCTGACGGTGAGGCGAGGATGGGGTTCCAGGCCATAGTGCTGGCGCATATCGGCCCGCCAGTCCTGGGTTTGCCCGGCAACCACGAACTCCACCCGCTCGCCGGCCTCGGCCAGACCATAAGCGCTTTGCAGGCTGATATTGACCATGGCCCGGTTAGTTAACCAGGGACGCTTATTAATGATCAGCCACATGGTCTGCCATAACCGTATAAATAATCTGGGTAAGAATAGCTCACCTTCGACCCCCTGAGTAACCCAGGCCAGGAGGTTATATTATTTTAAGATCTTAATAAATTCATCAAAAAGATATCCAGCGTCATGTGGACCGGGGCTGGCTTCGGGGTGGTATTGGACCGAAAAGGCCTGAAGGCGGCGGTGACGCAGCCCTTCCAGGGTGCCGTCGTTGAGATTGATGTGGGTCAGCTCCACCTCCGGGTCGGGGATGGAATCACTGTCGACCGCAAAGCCGTGGTTCTGTGAAGTGATCTCCACCCGGCCGGTGAGCAGGTTTTTCACCGGCTGGTTGGCCCCGCGGTGGCCGAATTTGAGCTTGAAGGTGCGGCCGCCCAGGGCCAGGCCCAGGAGCTGGTGCCCCAGGCAGATACCGAACAAGGGCCTCACTCCCAGACATTGACGCGTGTTTTCAATAGCATAGGTGACTACCGCCGGATCGCCCGGACCGTTGCTGAGGACAATCCCGGCGGGCTCCAGGGCCAGAATTTCTGCTGCCGGGGTCATGGCCGGGACCACCAGAATTTCCATACCCCGTTCAGCCAGGCGGCGCAAGATATTAAATTTGACGCCGAAATCATAGGCGATGATCTTGGGGTGGCGACGCTGCGCCCAGAGGGTGGACAAATCCAAGGCAGGCGGTGGCGCGGCCTCCGGCCACCAATAGGGTGCAGCACAGGTGACATATCGGACCAGATCCAGGCCCTCCATCCGGGGCAGTTGTCGGGCTCGCCGGATCAGTGATTCCGGATCCAGGTCCTCGGTGGAAATTATGCCGCGCATGGCCCCGACTTCGCGTAGGTGCTTGGTCGCCGCCCGGGTATCGAGGCCTTCAATGCCCAGGACGCGATTTTGCTTCAGATAGGCGGCCAAATCGCCCTGGGACCGCCAATTGGAAGGGTAGGGGTGATACTCCTTGACGATGAAGCCCTCAACCTGAACCCGAGAGGACTCAATATCCTCAAGATTGACGCCGTAGTTGCCCATTAGGGGATAGGTCATGGTGACGATCTGTCCCTTGTAGGACGGATCGGTCAGAATCTCCTGATAGCCGGTCATGGAGGTGTTAAATACCACCTCACCGGTGGCTTCCCCAGGGCCAGTAAAGGAGCGGCCCGATAAGACCAGGCCATCTTCCAGGGCTAAATATGCTCTCATTTACTGGTTAACCGAAATTAATTATAGATATTATTCCGAGCATCTAAAAGGTTAACTTTTAGAGGAGGGGACCGGGGGACCGCTGGCTCCCCGCCCTTCCCTCAAGCTGTTTATTTTAACCCCAATTCATTCATTTTATGACCTGAGTAATAAATTAAATTACCTTTTATATCATTTATTTTTAGATTTCCAAACTTTTCCCTGCTGGAGTCTGTTACCGTGAACAGCGGCGGGCTGACAAAAATTTCCGTGGCATAAATTTTTGCTTGACATGGTGCTAAAATTTTGATTAATAAATTCGGTATAAATAGTCGAGGAAAAGAAGAGCATGGACGCTGATCGGGCCGGGAGAAACGTTAGCTGTTATTATTACTTTTGGCCCTGGACCTGCGCCTCGACTTTTAAAAGCAAATAGCCAATAAAAACAGTGACTTTTAAAAGCCGTGGCGCAGCACAGGCGACCACGGCTTTTTTATTATTCCAGGTCGTGATTAGCCTGGCTACCAGACCCCGGTTCGAGGAGGAGAGCAAATGATTGGCAAACAGATTCGCATGGAACGCATTATTAATCGGGAGACTGGGCGCACAGTGGTGGTTCCCATGGATCATGGGGTCACCGTGGGTCCCATCGAGGGTTTAATTGACATGAAGACCACCGTAGATCAGGTAGCCCTGGGCGGTGCCAATGCCATTGTCATCCACAAAGGCCTGGTCGGGACTGGCCATCGCCGCCGGGGCCGGGATGTGGGACTGATTATTCATTTATCGGCTTCCACCAGCCTGTCGCCTTTTCCGCATGCCAAGACTTTGGTCTGCAGTGTCGAGGAGGCCATCAAGTTGGGGGCGGATGCGGTTTCCATCCACGTCAATATCGGGAACGGCATGGAACGGGATATGCTGACCGATCTGGGCCAGGTCGCGCAAGAGGCCCACGATTGGGGCATGCCGCTGTTGGCGATGATCTACCCCCGGGGAGAAAAAATCTCGGATGAGTACGAGCCCCGGGTCATCAAACACGCTGCCCGTTTAGGCGCGGAATTAGGGGCGGATTTAGTCAAGGTATCCTATACCGGGTCGGTGGAGAGCTTCCGGGAAGTGGTGGCTGGCTGTCCGGTGCCGGTGGTGATTGCCGGCGGTCCCAAGATGACCTCGGACCGAGACATCCTGGAAATGGTCAAAGGCTCGATCGAAGCCGGCGGTGCTGGGGTGTCCATTGGCCGCAATGTCTTCCAACACCGGGAGCCGAGTCGGATGGTGGGGGCCATCAGTCTGCTGGTGCATGAAAACAGCACGGTGGAGGAGGCCCTGTCCTTTCTGCAAACCTAATGATCAGGGAGCAAAGATGAAACAGGCATGGGTAAAGGTTGATCCCTG
This genomic window from Deltaproteobacteria bacterium contains:
- a CDS encoding succinylglutamate desuccinylase encodes the protein MMRKVILGLILAVVAVMLIASGAMAAKLLCISKETHQGDQTVASCLAKGDEFAIVDDHGIVHVLTPREVELTKAFNPQVFEQRAFSIRYRELAPELKIFGKTIRPAHEKK
- the carB gene encoding carbamoyl-phosphate synthase large subunit, with amino-acid sequence MPKRTDIKKILIIGSGPIIISQACEFDYSGTQACKALKEEGYQVVLINSNPATIMTDPEMADRTYIEPITPDMVSQVIRRERPDALLPTMGGQTGLNCAVAVAETGLLEHYGVEMIGAKPDVIKKAEDRELFRDAMARIGLRVPKSVIVRTLSKALAAAPELGYPIIVRPSFTLGGTGGGIAYNLEDLELLAGQGLEASMIQEVMLEESALGWKEFELEVMRDFADNVVIICSIENLDPMGVHTGDSITVAPAQTLSDREYQQMRDASIAIMREIGVETGGSNVQFAIHPQTGEMVVIEMNPRVSRSSALASKATGFPIAKIAAKLAVGFTLDEIRNDITRETYASFEPTIDYCVVKIPRWTFEKFPGAEDMLTTSMKSVGEVMAIGRTFKEALQKGLRSLEISRFGLGADGRDQPLLAPEELRRKVRVPNSQRLFYLRQAFQQGLKVEEIYELSKIDPWFLYQIRDLVYFSEELANFGILRQQGRGQEQVGVMLGRAKGWGFSDVQLAHLWGGDEVKMQQLRGDYDLRPVYKLVDTCAAEFEAYTPYYYSTYEIEDESRRTERAKVMILGGGPNRIGQGIEFDYCCCQAAFALKEMGIESIMVNSNPETVSTDYDTSDKLYFEPLTREDVLNIIDAEQPTGLIVQFGGQTPLNLAVPLAQAGAPILGTSPDAIDRAENRERFKALLAQLGLKQPANDTATSTAQARRIAQRIGYPVVVRPSYVLGGRAMQIVADDQTLVNFMNWALEVSPDQPILIDKFLEDAIEVDVDAIADNERTVIGGIMEHIEEAGIHSGDSACVLPPYSIAAAGLEEIKAQTRLLAQELGVVGLLNIQFAVKDRQVYVLEVNPRASRTVPFVSKATGVPLAQLATKVMWGQKLADLGLEEEVRPHYFAVKEAVFPFGRFPEVDPVLGPEMRSTGEVMGLDASFAISFAKSQLAAGQHLPLSGGLLLSVKDRDKPRLPALAHGFQKLGFKLIATRGTAHYLEDQGLPVTPVNKIREGRPNIIDLIKSQQIALVINTPRGRYTTSDSYSIRRAALEYNIPYTTTMAAAKATLEAIRTLKNGQMAVKSLQEYHAALRRR
- a CDS encoding glycosyltransferase, with translation MWLIINKRPWLTNRAMVNISLQSAYGLAEAGERVEFVVAGQTQDWRADMRQHYGLEPHPRLTVRVIDRFCLGRVSSSLPIFLYPFIRSRSRRFAREPMNILSRDSGMLPYMVFLKFWGRARIFLEVHHAYANLPRLRAAGLRLSLEEKKNYLLERLFCKYLDMLVCITAPQAQLYQEVFSNLPKTVLPLGTRPRPSLSAAEKFKKRTLVYIGTFSMGKGIKTLLQALTGVDPGITLLIIGGSSRTANATVSQEIDSLGLTGRVRFMGSLPPAELYRICATQASVGVLPLKDTFYTRNLTSPAKLGDYQSFGLPVLASRLPTTELLLSEGEDAFFFQPDDVQSLTQAIKRIFADEERFVQMVRAAEAHGRERSWTWRAEQLINLSQSLSLARQGDTVHLLKRYD
- the carA gene encoding glutamine-hydrolyzing carbamoyl-phosphate synthase small subunit, translated to MRAYLALEDGLVLSGRSFTGPGEATGEVVFNTSMTGYQEILTDPSYKGQIVTMTYPLMGNYGVNLEDIESSRVQVEGFIVKEYHPYPSNWRSQGDLAAYLKQNRVLGIEGLDTRAATKHLREVGAMRGIISTEDLDPESLIRRARQLPRMEGLDLVRYVTCAAPYWWPEAAPPPALDLSTLWAQRRHPKIIAYDFGVKFNILRRLAERGMEILVVPAMTPAAEILALEPAGIVLSNGPGDPAVVTYAIENTRQCLGVRPLFGICLGHQLLGLALGGRTFKLKFGHRGANQPVKNLLTGRVEITSQNHGFAVDSDSIPDPEVELTHINLNDGTLEGLRHRRLQAFSVQYHPEASPGPHDAGYLFDEFIKILK
- a CDS encoding class I fructose-bisphosphate aldolase family protein translates to MIGKQIRMERIINRETGRTVVVPMDHGVTVGPIEGLIDMKTTVDQVALGGANAIVIHKGLVGTGHRRRGRDVGLIIHLSASTSLSPFPHAKTLVCSVEEAIKLGADAVSIHVNIGNGMERDMLTDLGQVAQEAHDWGMPLLAMIYPRGEKISDEYEPRVIKHAARLGAELGADLVKVSYTGSVESFREVVAGCPVPVVIAGGPKMTSDRDILEMVKGSIEAGGAGVSIGRNVFQHREPSRMVGAISLLVHENSTVEEALSFLQT